The following coding sequences are from one Acidobacteriota bacterium window:
- the folD gene encoding bifunctional methylenetetrahydrofolate dehydrogenase/methenyltetrahydrofolate cyclohydrolase FolD, which yields MATILDGTKIAAQIKDEVAQEIRALAAQGQSLRPGLAAVLVGHDPASEIYVRNKIKACEQLGIYSEQITPPETVTTAEMIALVYELNARDDIDGILIQLPLPKQVDAKKVLLEVAPEKDVDGFHPMNVGFLSTQRPGLVPCTPAGVMEILKRSGIEVSAQNAVVVGRSDIVGKPVAMLLTNANATVTICHSKTRDLPGVCRGADILVAAIGKAGMITKDFVRPGAVVIDVGINRITDAAEFAKFFKGDAKRETDFAAKGFTLIGDVHPEVAQVAGALTPVPGGVGPLTIAMLMSNTVKAMKLRRGTAVSADAPAMSARS from the coding sequence ATGGCCACCATCCTCGACGGCACCAAGATCGCCGCGCAGATCAAAGATGAGGTCGCGCAGGAGATTCGCGCGCTCGCTGCGCAAGGACAAAGCCTGCGTCCCGGACTCGCCGCCGTGCTCGTGGGCCACGATCCGGCTTCCGAGATCTACGTTCGCAACAAGATCAAGGCTTGCGAGCAGCTTGGCATCTACAGCGAGCAGATCACGCCGCCGGAAACGGTGACCACCGCCGAGATGATCGCGCTGGTCTACGAGCTGAACGCGCGCGACGACATTGACGGCATCCTCATCCAGCTTCCGCTGCCCAAGCAGGTGGACGCCAAGAAAGTGCTGCTCGAGGTCGCGCCCGAGAAAGACGTCGATGGATTCCATCCCATGAACGTCGGCTTTCTCTCCACCCAGCGTCCCGGCCTGGTGCCGTGCACGCCGGCTGGCGTCATGGAGATCCTGAAGCGCAGTGGCATCGAGGTCTCCGCGCAGAACGCGGTCGTCGTGGGACGCAGCGACATCGTTGGCAAGCCGGTCGCGATGCTGCTGACCAACGCGAACGCCACCGTGACCATCTGCCATTCGAAGACGCGCGACCTGCCCGGCGTCTGCCGCGGCGCCGATATCCTCGTCGCCGCCATCGGTAAGGCCGGCATGATCACCAAAGACTTCGTGCGGCCGGGCGCGGTCGTGATCGACGTGGGCATCAATCGCATCACCGACGCTGCCGAATTCGCGAAGTTTTTTAAGGGCGACGCCAAGCGCGAAACCGATTTCGCCGCCAAAGGATTCACGCTCATCGGCGACGTGCACCCTGAGGTCGCGCAAGTCGCGGGCGCGCTCACGCCCGTGCCCGGCGGCGTGGGCCCGCTGACTATCGCCATGCTGATGAGCAACACGGTGAAGGCGATGAAGCTGCGCCGCGGCACGGCTGTATCCGCAGACGCTCCCGCGATGTCGGCGCGGAGCTAG
- a CDS encoding Trm112 family protein — protein MSTMLSQKLLDILVCPACRQPLTFRQDRQDFRCAACRRVYPMRDGIPILLIDEAKVEEA, from the coding sequence ATGAGCACGATGCTTTCGCAGAAACTGCTCGACATCCTGGTCTGCCCTGCCTGCCGCCAGCCCCTGACGTTTCGCCAGGACCGGCAGGATTTCCGCTGCGCCGCGTGCAGGCGGGTGTATCCCATGCGCGACGGGATTCCCATCCTGCTGATCGACGAAGCCAAGGTTGAAGAGGCGTAA
- a CDS encoding zf-HC2 domain-containing protein, producing MADVSKLVRARLAKMPVTGPHPGWHPDADQLTAFAERSLAGAERDGVLAHLATCTDCREVVALAAPEPIEELETAASAAAVSAPARPRWLPWPVGANTIRWGAVAAAVAVVAVAVVMQSPRMQQSPLSARVSTPSPALSADKTLVATAEKPAQAQPPALEAGSAGKASMRERDAAVADLRAAEVKNNTEARLDELTKNKEGLAKQQKKEDGARTMAAVAPPAPVVAPKSADAGSLAVSSNGNPAVSSNKVREEHAAGGASAGMVAQAERNEPFKDAKFARRSAEQHAAAKPSAPPATAAAAYDSVAMAKAAPSPEPAATRAKTREGATPAAMSPGLYGPGYAGNIATRNATLGEEAAQRAELKPATLRWTVTSDGRVQRSRDGGRNWADVPIAKDKALKFRALAADGDEIWAGGASGALYYSANAGSTWRPHPLPGVTGDIIRLSVSGKSLIVSTSSGQTITVSHDAFADTAAKPPSSR from the coding sequence GTGGCAGACGTGTCTAAGCTCGTGCGTGCGCGCCTGGCGAAAATGCCGGTGACCGGTCCCCATCCCGGCTGGCATCCTGACGCCGACCAGCTCACCGCCTTTGCCGAGCGCTCGCTCGCCGGCGCGGAGCGTGATGGCGTGCTCGCCCATCTCGCCACCTGCACGGATTGCCGCGAGGTGGTTGCACTCGCCGCGCCGGAACCGATCGAAGAGCTCGAAACCGCGGCGTCCGCAGCGGCAGTGTCCGCACCGGCAAGGCCGCGCTGGCTGCCGTGGCCGGTGGGCGCGAATACGATACGTTGGGGAGCGGTCGCCGCCGCCGTCGCCGTGGTCGCCGTCGCCGTGGTGATGCAGTCGCCACGGATGCAGCAGTCGCCGCTATCCGCGCGAGTATCCACGCCGTCACCTGCGCTCAGCGCAGACAAAACCCTGGTCGCAACGGCGGAGAAGCCGGCGCAGGCGCAACCGCCGGCGCTCGAAGCGGGCTCTGCGGGCAAGGCCAGTATGCGCGAGCGCGATGCCGCCGTTGCGGATCTGCGGGCCGCGGAGGTCAAGAACAACACCGAAGCCCGGCTCGACGAGCTTACGAAGAACAAAGAGGGACTCGCGAAACAGCAGAAGAAAGAAGACGGTGCGCGCACCATGGCCGCCGTCGCGCCGCCAGCTCCGGTTGTAGCGCCGAAGTCCGCGGATGCCGGAAGTCTTGCCGTCAGCAGTAATGGCAATCCTGCCGTCAGTAGTAATAAGGTTAGGGAGGAGCACGCCGCAGGTGGAGCGTCCGCGGGAATGGTTGCGCAAGCCGAGCGGAACGAGCCGTTCAAGGACGCCAAGTTTGCACGCCGGTCCGCCGAGCAACACGCCGCGGCAAAGCCGTCGGCGCCGCCGGCAACGGCCGCCGCCGCTTACGATTCAGTCGCGATGGCCAAAGCTGCTCCCAGCCCGGAACCGGCAGCGACGCGGGCCAAGACTCGCGAAGGAGCGACTCCCGCCGCGATGAGCCCCGGCCTTTACGGCCCGGGCTACGCCGGAAATATCGCGACGCGAAACGCGACGCTGGGCGAAGAGGCCGCGCAGCGCGCCGAGCTCAAGCCCGCCACGCTGCGCTGGACCGTCACTTCCGACGGCCGTGTGCAGCGCTCGCGCGATGGCGGCCGCAACTGGGCCGACGTGCCCATCGCCAAGGACAAGGCGCTGAAGTTCCGTGCGCTCGCCGCCGATGGCGACGAGATCTGGGCGGGCGGCGCCAGCGGCGCGCTCTACTACTCCGCCAACGCCGGCAGCACCTGGCGCCCGCACCCGCTGCCAGGCGTCACCGGCGACATCATCCGCTTAAGCGTCAGCGGCAAGTCGCTCATCGTCTCGACCTCGTCAGGGCAGACGATCACGGTCTCGCACGACGCCTTCGCCGACACCGCGGCCAAGCCGCCCAGCAGCCGCTAG
- a CDS encoding sigma-70 family RNA polymerase sigma factor, with protein MSAGTKPERTATVATGVAGQWLERLFGELWAESHAADYGLPQLEFLRILAEVGAKYLPANAAPGDATALYRSLRVEELAIARACAAGNEHAWEVFLSRFREKLFDAGRAIARNDATGRELADSLYADLYGTELRDGQRRSKLLFYMGRGSLEGWLRTVLAQEFVNRYRSQKKLVSLEEENEEGVQFAAPVQEGSVVVDPRLEAAVDAALAALPAEDRYVLASYFLDQRTLAEVARTLAVHESTISRKLDKLTAQLRKHVLDALVKRGMSRRQAEEALAADVRDLQVDIRARLAQDSAAAPFSKKEGS; from the coding sequence ATGAGTGCAGGGACCAAGCCCGAGCGTACGGCTACGGTCGCGACCGGCGTTGCCGGCCAGTGGCTGGAGCGGCTCTTCGGCGAGCTGTGGGCGGAAAGCCACGCCGCCGACTACGGCCTGCCACAGCTCGAGTTCCTGCGCATCCTGGCGGAGGTGGGCGCGAAGTACCTGCCCGCCAATGCCGCCCCCGGAGACGCGACCGCCCTCTACCGCTCGCTGCGGGTGGAAGAGTTGGCGATCGCCCGCGCCTGTGCTGCCGGCAACGAGCACGCCTGGGAGGTATTCCTCAGCCGCTTCCGCGAGAAGCTGTTCGACGCCGGCCGCGCCATCGCGCGCAACGACGCCACCGGACGCGAGCTTGCCGACTCGCTCTACGCCGACCTCTACGGCACCGAGCTGCGCGATGGCCAGCGCCGCTCCAAGCTGCTGTTCTATATGGGACGCGGTTCGCTCGAGGGATGGCTGCGCACCGTGCTGGCGCAGGAGTTCGTCAACCGCTATCGCAGCCAGAAGAAACTCGTTAGCCTGGAAGAAGAGAACGAGGAAGGCGTGCAGTTTGCCGCACCCGTGCAGGAGGGATCCGTCGTGGTGGATCCGCGGCTCGAGGCCGCGGTCGATGCCGCGCTCGCCGCGCTGCCGGCGGAGGACCGCTACGTCCTCGCCAGCTATTTCCTCGATCAGCGGACGCTTGCCGAAGTAGCGCGCACGCTCGCCGTGCACGAATCCACCATCAGCCGCAAGCTCGACAAGCTCACCGCGCAGCTGCGCAAGCACGTGCTTGACGCCCTGGTGAAGCGCGGCATGAGCCGCCGCCAGGCGGAGGAGGCGCTGGCGGCCGATGTGCGCGATCTCCAGGTCGACATTCGGGCGCGGCTGGCGCAAGATTCCGCCGCCGCACCGTTCTCCAAGAAGGAAGGAAGCTAA